One window of the Methanosphaera cuniculi genome contains the following:
- a CDS encoding radical SAM protein — protein sequence MQEDKKMQHFAHVTQAHPCFNEKIHDKVGRIHIPIAPKCNIQCGFCTRKITDKENRPGVASCIMSVDEAIEHIRKTTSQMPISVVGVAGPGDALDNPETLVLFKKVREEFPDLILCMSTNGLLAADYAQQIADVGVKTVTITINAVDPTIGAEIYDDIEYDGKVYHGIEGAKLLLDHQLKAVEKLSDLGVVVKVNSVVIPGVNDEHIVEIAKTVKAKGASIMNVLPLIPLNKFKDVKKPGCGELSTIRKQVEEYLPVFRACSQCRADAFGIPGVKDQDFSLEMVPNSHY from the coding sequence ATGCAAGAAGATAAGAAAATGCAACATTTTGCACATGTAACACAAGCACATCCTTGCTTTAATGAAAAAATACATGATAAAGTAGGAAGAATACACATACCAATAGCACCAAAATGTAACATACAATGCGGATTTTGTACAAGAAAAATAACAGACAAAGAAAATAGACCTGGAGTAGCTTCATGCATAATGTCAGTAGATGAAGCAATAGAACATATAAGAAAAACAACCAGTCAAATGCCAATAAGTGTAGTAGGAGTAGCAGGACCAGGAGATGCACTAGATAATCCAGAAACATTAGTATTATTTAAAAAAGTACGAGAAGAATTTCCAGACCTAATACTATGTATGAGTACAAATGGACTACTAGCAGCAGACTATGCACAACAAATAGCAGATGTAGGAGTTAAAACTGTAACAATCACAATAAATGCAGTAGATCCAACTATAGGTGCTGAAATTTATGATGATATAGAATATGATGGAAAAGTATATCATGGAATAGAAGGTGCTAAATTACTTCTTGATCATCAACTAAAAGCAGTAGAAAAACTATCAGATCTTGGTGTAGTAGTTAAAGTAAATAGTGTGGTAATACCAGGTGTAAATGATGAACATATTGTTGAAATTGCAAAAACAGTAAAAGCAAAAGGTGCATCAATAATGAATGTTTTACCACTAATACCATTAAATAAATTTAAAGATGTTAAAAAGCCAGGATGTGGAGAACTAAGTACAATAAGAAAACAAGTAGAAGAATACTTACCAGTTTTCCGTGCATGTAGTCAATGTCGTGCTGATGCATTTGGAATACCTGGTGTTAAAGATCAAGACTTCTCACTTGAAATGGTTCCAAATAGTCATTACTAA